A portion of the Bdellovibrionales bacterium genome contains these proteins:
- the trpB gene encoding tryptophan synthase subunit beta — protein sequence MKNILSDTETLHSVPDEQGHFGPYGGRFVAETLMPLVLEVEKAYNATKDDPAFQKELDYYLKHYVGRPSPLYYAPRLTEKFGGAKIYLKREELNHTGAHKINHCMGQILLAKRMGKTRIIAETGAGQHGVATATVAALFNLPCVVYMGELDIERQRPNVFRMRLLGAEVRAVKSGSRSLKDAMNEALRDWVSHVDDTFYIIGTVGGPHPYPAMVRDFQSIIGREVREQMMEAEGRLPDSLVACVGGGSNAMGLFHEFLNEPSIAIHAVEAAGHGIATGMHAAALTGGRAGILHGMRSYFLQNEDGQIQEAHSISAGLDYPGVGPEHAWLHDNGRVSYVSITDDEAVEAFQLCSKLEGIIPALEPSHALAYVAKIAPTLPKDHLMVINLSGRGDKDIFTVADRLGVII from the coding sequence ATGAAAAACATATTATCCGATACGGAAACACTGCACAGCGTGCCTGACGAGCAAGGTCATTTCGGCCCCTATGGCGGGCGGTTTGTCGCCGAGACTCTGATGCCTTTGGTGTTAGAGGTTGAGAAAGCCTATAACGCCACCAAGGACGATCCCGCCTTTCAAAAAGAGCTGGATTATTACTTGAAGCATTACGTTGGCCGTCCCTCGCCTCTTTACTACGCACCGCGCCTGACGGAAAAGTTTGGCGGCGCGAAAATATACTTGAAGCGCGAAGAGCTGAACCATACAGGCGCTCATAAGATCAATCACTGCATGGGGCAAATCTTACTGGCCAAGCGGATGGGCAAGACCCGCATTATTGCCGAGACAGGCGCGGGTCAGCATGGCGTGGCCACGGCTACCGTCGCCGCGCTCTTCAACCTGCCTTGCGTTGTGTATATGGGCGAGCTGGACATTGAGCGTCAGCGCCCCAACGTCTTTCGTATGCGCCTTCTGGGCGCAGAGGTTCGCGCGGTCAAAAGTGGCTCACGCTCGCTCAAGGACGCGATGAACGAAGCCTTGCGTGATTGGGTCAGCCATGTCGATGACACGTTCTATATCATCGGCACGGTCGGCGGGCCTCACCCCTACCCCGCCATGGTGCGCGATTTTCAATCCATCATCGGACGCGAAGTGCGTGAGCAAATGATGGAGGCCGAAGGCCGCCTGCCGGACTCGCTGGTCGCCTGCGTTGGCGGCGGATCGAACGCCATGGGCCTCTTCCACGAGTTTTTAAATGAACCCAGCATCGCCATTCATGCGGTTGAGGCCGCCGGTCATGGCATTGCGACGGGCATGCACGCTGCCGCCCTAACAGGGGGTCGCGCTGGAATCCTTCACGGCATGCGCAGCTATTTCTTGCAGAACGAGGACGGCCAGATTCAAGAGGCTCATTCCATCTCGGCAGGCCTCGATTATCCGGGCGTAGGGCCAGAGCATGCGTGGCTGCACGATAATGGTCGCGTGTCCTATGTCTCGATCACCGATGATGAAGCCGTTGAGGCCTTCCAGCTTTGCAGCAAGTTAGAGGGCATTATTCCAGCGCTAGAGCCTTCGCATGCGCTGGCCTATGTCGCCAAGATCGCGCCGACGCTCCCTAAAGATCATCTTATGGTCATCAACCTGTCAGGACGCGGGGACAAGGATATCTTTACTGTCGCCGACCGCCTTGGAGTCATAATCTAA
- a CDS encoding mechanosensitive ion channel domain-containing protein, with the protein MKMLSRFFLIALIALTPLLAQAMPYREPPIPVRKGITPIAAEIGQQLQALVTGDPNAVDIEPEETFGTRALGLVLNAFKLVGSEGATFFDNFAALPQLATWLAQQANDPILQARWIDTGALLLLVIGASFAAGWLADLVFLALRHKIYHATFKSPWRRFGAIMGWLGISLIPVVLFIAVAVFLIDAQDPTKLARYIVMTVVYALALLRLVRVLLRFFLAPHAISLRFLPITTEVALTVQSWITWLASVMVTGFFTAEIAKTVKVPMAAISGFTNLVALIVVAMTVAVIVRKRVAISAFIRGDLTATGARHSLTGGIRLWLARTWHVLAIFYLIVGYIVTMLGAGGGFTLLQKGTIGTLLFLLAMRFAFYWIAKLKYRKANSSINAGLYRPVMGVLLKIVTWALGMAGIAASWGVDVPALVASPWGQRVLGSVFSITSMLLIVVLVYELLHAAIERKLNKRDAHGRAVQANARARTILPMVKIAAVMVLAVIVGLVTLSELGINIAPLLAGAGILGVAIGFGSQTLVKDFLTGLSIILEDNLAVGDWVTIGGNRGVVENLSIRTVRLRDINGSLHIMPFSAISVITNESKIFSYAMMDVGVSYDSDLDRVMEVIRKTGDVLQVDPAFQSIILESIEVLGVEALGDSSIVIRSRIKTKAGKHAVVRRAFLLAIKKAFDAEKIEIPFPTVKHVNAD; encoded by the coding sequence ATGAAGATGTTATCACGCTTTTTTCTGATCGCGCTTATCGCGCTGACCCCCTTGCTGGCGCAGGCCATGCCTTACCGTGAGCCGCCGATTCCCGTACGGAAGGGCATTACCCCTATCGCCGCAGAAATCGGGCAGCAGTTGCAGGCTCTTGTGACGGGCGATCCTAATGCTGTCGATATTGAGCCAGAGGAAACCTTTGGCACGCGCGCGTTGGGACTTGTTCTTAATGCGTTCAAATTGGTGGGCAGCGAAGGCGCGACCTTCTTTGATAATTTTGCAGCGTTGCCACAATTAGCAACATGGCTTGCCCAGCAAGCTAATGACCCGATCCTGCAAGCGCGGTGGATCGATACGGGCGCTCTGTTGCTGCTTGTCATCGGCGCGTCTTTTGCTGCCGGATGGCTGGCCGATCTTGTCTTTCTGGCCCTGCGTCACAAGATATATCACGCGACCTTTAAATCGCCGTGGAGGCGCTTTGGCGCCATCATGGGCTGGCTGGGGATTTCGCTTATTCCCGTTGTTCTATTCATTGCTGTGGCGGTCTTTCTGATCGACGCGCAAGATCCCACCAAGCTTGCGCGCTATATCGTGATGACGGTTGTGTACGCGTTGGCCCTATTGCGCTTGGTGCGCGTTTTGTTGCGCTTTTTCCTTGCGCCGCACGCGATTTCCTTGCGCTTTTTGCCGATCACGACAGAAGTGGCCTTGACAGTTCAAAGCTGGATCACATGGCTGGCCTCGGTCATGGTCACGGGTTTCTTTACGGCTGAGATTGCCAAGACGGTCAAGGTTCCGATGGCCGCGATTTCCGGCTTCACAAACCTTGTTGCCCTTATCGTCGTGGCCATGACGGTAGCGGTGATCGTGCGCAAAAGGGTGGCGATCTCGGCCTTTATTCGCGGCGATTTGACGGCGACGGGGGCACGCCATTCCCTGACGGGTGGTATACGCCTGTGGTTGGCGCGAACGTGGCATGTTCTGGCTATCTTTTATCTTATTGTCGGTTACATTGTAACGATGCTTGGCGCTGGCGGCGGTTTTACACTGTTGCAAAAGGGAACAATTGGCACGCTTCTTTTCCTTCTGGCGATGCGTTTTGCTTTTTATTGGATAGCGAAGCTGAAGTACCGCAAGGCCAATTCTTCGATTAATGCTGGCCTTTATCGTCCCGTCATGGGCGTTTTGCTGAAGATTGTAACGTGGGCTTTGGGGATGGCGGGTATAGCAGCTTCATGGGGCGTGGATGTTCCCGCCCTAGTCGCTAGCCCGTGGGGGCAGCGCGTTTTAGGCTCGGTCTTTTCTATCACCTCGATGTTGCTAATTGTTGTCTTGGTCTATGAGCTGTTGCACGCAGCCATTGAGCGCAAGCTGAACAAGCGCGATGCGCATGGCCGTGCTGTTCAAGCCAACGCGCGTGCAAGAACAATTCTTCCCATGGTTAAAATAGCAGCGGTGATGGTTCTGGCTGTCATCGTCGGACTTGTGACGTTGTCCGAGCTTGGCATCAACATCGCGCCCCTTCTGGCGGGCGCTGGTATTCTTGGAGTCGCCATTGGTTTTGGCTCACAAACGCTGGTGAAAGATTTTCTGACGGGTCTTTCGATTATTCTAGAGGACAATCTGGCCGTTGGCGATTGGGTGACCATTGGCGGGAACAGGGGCGTTGTCGAAAATCTGTCTATTCGTACGGTGCGGTTACGAGATATCAACGGATCGCTTCATATCATGCCTTTTAGTGCCATTTCGGTTATCACTAATGAATCGAAGATATTCTCCTATGCTATGATGGATGTCGGCGTTTCCTATGACAGCGATTTGGATAGAGTGATGGAAGTTATTCGGAAAACGGGCGATGTGTTGCAGGTTGATCCTGCTTTTCAAAGCATCATCTTAGAGTCAATAGAGGTGTTAGGCGTTGAGGCGCTAGGCGACTCCTCAATCGTGATCCGCAGCCGCATCAAGACGAAGGCGGGCAAGCATGCTGTTGTTCGCCGCGCATTCTTGCTGGCAATCAAAAAGGCCTTCGATGCCGAAAAGATTGAGATTCCGTTCCCGACAGTCAAGCATGTGAATGCGGATTAG
- a CDS encoding pyruvate dehydrogenase complex E1 component subunit beta has product MTIEILMPALSPTMTEGTLARWVKNEGDKVRSGDVIAEIETDKATMEVEAADEGVIGKILIPAGSQGVAVNTPIALLLEEGEDSAAMAQHESKAAPMASAADFASAPAAVAAAPAAAPIADDRTYAKYKTLTVREALREAMGEEMRCNENIVLMGEEVAEYNGAYKVSQGLWDEFGDRRVIDTPITEMGFAGLGVGAAFGGLTPIVEFMTMNFAMQAIDQIVNSAAKTRYMSGGQMGCPIVFRGPNGAAARVAAQHSQCYASWYAHIPGLKVIAPYDSADAKGLLKSAIRDPNPVICLEHEMLYGQSFELPDDEDFTAPIGKARIMRDGSDVTIVAFSRMVGHALEAAEVLAAEGISAEVINMRTLRPLDTDTIVQSVMKTNRLVAVEESWPFAGIGSEIAAQMMEHAFDYLDAPMVRVHGADVPMPYAANLEKLALPQPSDIVDAVRQVCYRKAA; this is encoded by the coding sequence ATGACCATTGAAATTCTGATGCCTGCCTTGTCGCCTACGATGACCGAGGGGACTTTGGCGCGTTGGGTCAAGAACGAAGGCGATAAAGTCCGCAGCGGCGATGTGATCGCGGAGATCGAAACCGACAAGGCGACGATGGAAGTCGAAGCCGCCGACGAAGGCGTGATTGGCAAGATTTTAATCCCTGCCGGATCGCAAGGTGTGGCGGTGAATACGCCTATCGCGCTTTTGCTGGAGGAGGGCGAGGACAGCGCCGCGATGGCCCAGCATGAGAGCAAGGCTGCGCCTATGGCTTCTGCTGCTGACTTTGCATCCGCTCCCGCCGCTGTTGCTGCTGCGCCTGCCGCTGCGCCGATTGCTGACGATAGGACTTATGCAAAATACAAAACGCTGACGGTGCGTGAAGCCTTGCGCGAGGCGATGGGCGAGGAAATGCGCTGCAATGAAAATATCGTGTTGATGGGCGAGGAAGTGGCCGAGTACAACGGCGCTTACAAAGTCTCGCAAGGTTTGTGGGATGAGTTTGGTGATAGACGCGTGATCGACACGCCGATTACCGAGATGGGTTTTGCCGGCCTTGGCGTTGGCGCGGCCTTTGGCGGCCTAACGCCGATTGTTGAGTTTATGACCATGAACTTTGCGATGCAGGCGATTGACCAGATCGTCAACTCTGCCGCCAAGACGCGTTATATGTCCGGCGGCCAGATGGGCTGCCCCATCGTGTTTCGCGGCCCCAACGGCGCGGCGGCGCGCGTCGCGGCGCAGCACTCGCAGTGCTATGCCAGCTGGTACGCGCATATTCCGGGCCTTAAAGTTATCGCGCCTTATGACAGCGCGGATGCGAAAGGCCTTTTGAAGAGCGCCATTCGTGATCCTAACCCCGTCATTTGCCTTGAACATGAAATGCTGTACGGCCAAAGCTTTGAGCTACCCGATGATGAGGACTTCACGGCTCCCATCGGCAAGGCGCGGATCATGCGTGATGGCAGCGACGTGACCATCGTGGCTTTCTCGCGCATGGTTGGCCATGCGTTAGAGGCGGCAGAGGTTTTAGCCGCCGAAGGTATCTCGGCAGAAGTCATCAATATGCGCACGTTGAGGCCCTTGGATACGGACACCATCGTGCAAAGCGTGATGAAGACGAACCGTCTTGTGGCCGTTGAGGAAAGCTGGCCCTTCGCGGGGATTGGCTCTGAAATCGCGGCGCAGATGATGGAACACGCGTTTGACTATCTGGATGCGCCGATGGTGCGTGTCCATGGCGCGGATGTGCCGATGCCCTATGCTGCCAATCTTGAAAAGCTGGCGCTGCCACAGCCTTCGGACATCGTCGACGCTGTCCGGCAGGTTTGCTATAGAAAGGCGGCGTAA
- a CDS encoding 2-oxo acid dehydrogenase subunit E2: protein MGSPAKDRIIASPLAKRIAEQNGVDLRLIMGSGPNGRIVRADVESAGAGRLSLVAAPITGEAPYDAIPNSGMRKTIAKRLSESKQTVPHFYLSVDCEIDDLLALRAAANEASGSRISVNDCVIRAVALALKKVPDANASWTNDAILRYRRADIAVAVATPSGLITPIIKGAEGKPLAALSAEMKDLAARAKEGKLRPDEYQGGGFTISNLGMFGVRDFAAIINPPQACILAVGAGEQRPVVKNGQLAVATVMTCTLSVDHRAVDGAVGAQFLAAFKTLIEKPYGLVV, encoded by the coding sequence ATGGGATCACCTGCAAAAGACCGCATCATCGCAAGCCCTCTGGCCAAACGTATCGCCGAGCAAAATGGCGTTGACCTGCGCCTCATCATGGGATCGGGGCCTAATGGCCGTATTGTCCGTGCCGACGTGGAAAGCGCTGGCGCTGGCCGTTTGTCTCTTGTGGCCGCGCCGATCACTGGCGAAGCGCCTTATGACGCGATCCCCAACAGCGGGATGCGCAAAACCATTGCTAAGCGCTTGTCTGAATCTAAACAAACCGTTCCGCATTTTTACCTGTCGGTCGATTGCGAAATTGACGATCTGCTGGCGCTTCGCGCCGCAGCGAATGAAGCCTCCGGCTCCAGAATCTCGGTCAACGATTGCGTAATCCGCGCGGTGGCTTTGGCGCTTAAAAAAGTGCCGGATGCGAATGCCAGTTGGACGAATGACGCCATCTTGCGTTATCGCCGCGCCGATATTGCGGTGGCCGTGGCCACGCCTTCGGGTCTGATCACGCCGATCATCAAGGGTGCGGAAGGTAAGCCGCTCGCGGCGCTTTCGGCTGAGATGAAAGACCTTGCCGCGCGCGCTAAGGAAGGCAAGCTTCGCCCCGATGAGTATCAGGGTGGTGGCTTTACGATTTCGAACCTTGGTATGTTTGGCGTGCGCGATTTTGCTGCCATCATCAATCCGCCACAAGCCTGCATTCTGGCCGTCGGCGCGGGCGAGCAACGTCCCGTTGTGAAAAACGGCCAGCTGGCTGTTGCCACCGTGATGACCTGCACACTGTCCGTGGATCATCGCGCGGTCGATGGTGCGGTGGGCGCTCAGTTCCTCGCGGCTTTCAAAACACTCATCGAAAAACCCTATGGGTTGGTAGTGTAG
- a CDS encoding Bax inhibitor-1/YccA family protein, with amino-acid sequence MVDPFFSNPTASAPSRAMTFDQGLRAHMVRVFNYMGGGLVLTGLVAFIVANTALAQIIFGSPLKWVAMLAPLGFVFYLNFKMATISAARAQTLFWLFCATMGLSMAAIFMVFTGASVARAFFITGATFSGMALWGYTSKKDLTSFGAFLMMGVMGLFIAMLVNLFIGSSMMQWIVSVAGVVIFTGLTAYDTQRIKQTYNASWGDEANNKLAVIGALSLYINFINAFQFLLSLTGDRR; translated from the coding sequence ATGGTCGATCCATTCTTCAGTAATCCTACCGCTTCTGCGCCTTCACGCGCCATGACGTTTGATCAAGGGCTGCGTGCGCATATGGTGCGTGTGTTTAACTATATGGGGGGCGGTCTTGTCCTAACAGGTCTTGTCGCCTTTATCGTTGCCAACACGGCTCTAGCTCAGATCATTTTCGGCTCACCGCTGAAATGGGTAGCGATGCTTGCGCCTCTCGGCTTTGTTTTTTATCTAAACTTCAAGATGGCCACAATTAGCGCAGCGCGAGCCCAAACGCTCTTCTGGCTCTTTTGCGCCACGATGGGCCTGTCCATGGCCGCTATTTTCATGGTCTTCACGGGGGCCAGTGTCGCACGGGCTTTCTTTATCACAGGGGCGACCTTTAGTGGTATGGCTTTGTGGGGCTATACGTCTAAGAAAGACCTCACCAGCTTTGGCGCGTTCTTGATGATGGGCGTGATGGGTCTGTTCATCGCCATGCTGGTCAATTTGTTTATTGGCTCGAGCATGATGCAGTGGATTGTGTCGGTCGCGGGCGTTGTCATCTTCACAGGCCTCACCGCCTATGACACACAAAGGATCAAGCAGACCTATAACGCCAGCTGGGGCGATGAGGCGAACAACAAGCTCGCGGTCATCGGCGCGCTGAGCCTGTACATTAACTTCATCAACGCGTTCCAATTCCTTCTCAGCCTGACAGGGGATCGCCGCTAA
- the trpA gene encoding tryptophan synthase subunit alpha encodes MDTINRLDARFATLKKAGQKAFIPFATAGYPNLELYPEILAGFPKAGADIIEIGMPFSDPMADGPAIQTANLQAFKAGITVPKILNMVRDFRKTDNETPIILMGYYNPIYSYGIMRFLDDARKAGVDAFIIPDLPPEEDAEFRLPAAQRDMLMIRLVTPTTDAGRLPTVLKDAQGFLYCVSIAGITGAATATAASLGNLIGRVREKSTLPIAIGFGVSTPEQAHEMASAADAVIVGSAIMTHIAKRLDGAGNPREGLVREVLSFTAALAQGAHKRC; translated from the coding sequence ATGGACACAATCAATCGCCTCGACGCACGGTTCGCCACCTTGAAAAAAGCGGGGCAAAAGGCCTTTATCCCCTTTGCCACGGCGGGCTACCCGAACCTTGAGCTTTACCCTGAGATCCTCGCAGGCTTTCCCAAGGCTGGCGCGGATATCATCGAAATCGGCATGCCGTTCAGCGACCCGATGGCGGATGGCCCTGCGATTCAGACCGCGAACCTGCAAGCCTTTAAAGCGGGCATCACGGTTCCTAAGATTTTGAACATGGTGCGTGACTTCCGTAAAACGGATAACGAAACGCCGATCATCCTGATGGGCTATTACAACCCAATTTACAGCTATGGCATCATGCGCTTTCTGGACGATGCCAGAAAAGCGGGCGTGGACGCTTTTATCATCCCCGATTTGCCTCCCGAAGAGGATGCGGAGTTCCGCCTTCCCGCCGCTCAGCGCGATATGTTGATGATCCGTCTTGTGACGCCAACGACAGACGCGGGACGCTTACCGACAGTTCTTAAAGACGCTCAAGGCTTTTTATACTGCGTTTCTATTGCGGGCATTACGGGGGCGGCCACCGCAACCGCCGCCTCCCTTGGCAATCTGATCGGGCGTGTGCGCGAGAAATCTACGCTCCCCATCGCAATTGGTTTTGGTGTCAGCACGCCAGAGCAAGCCCATGAAATGGCAAGCGCCGCCGATGCCGTGATCGTAGGCAGCGCCATCATGACGCATATCGCCAAGCGCTTGGACGGCGCAGGCAATCCCCGCGAAGGTCTTGTGCGCGAGGTTCTGTCCTTTACCGCCGCCCTTGCCCAAGGCGCGCATAAGCGCTGCTAA
- the lpdA gene encoding dihydrolipoyl dehydrogenase: MTTSDIIIIGGGPGGYVTAIRASQLGMKVTLIEANHLGGICLNWGCIPTKALLRSAEIVTNIKHAAEYGIQVKDFGFDLKKMVERSRGVSAQLSAGVKHLLKKNKVEVVDGFGKLMGKGKVEVTKDGKRVAELTAKHIVIATGARPRVLAGLEPDGKLIWTYKEAMVPDALPKSLLVVGSGAIGIEFASFYNALGVAVTVVEVMDRVMPIEDEEISAFAHKALEKRGLKIITKAVVKKLDKAKDSVTATIEKDGRATTQTFDRVIMAVGIVANIENIGLENTKAVIEKGHIKINEWSATDEAGLYAIGDVTAPPWLAHKASHEGVICVEKIMGAKDVHPLDLGNIPGCTYCTPQVASVGMSEAKAKAAGYQVRVGRFNFMGNGKAIATGEPEGMVKTVFDAKTGALLGAHMVGAEVTEMIQGFTIGRALETTEAELMHTVFPHPTISESMHEAVLDAYGRVVHM, encoded by the coding sequence ATGACAACATCGGACATTATCATTATCGGCGGCGGGCCCGGTGGCTACGTTACCGCCATTCGCGCCAGCCAGTTGGGCATGAAGGTCACGCTGATTGAAGCGAACCATTTGGGTGGCATTTGCCTGAACTGGGGCTGCATCCCGACCAAGGCTTTGCTCCGCAGTGCTGAGATTGTCACGAACATCAAGCATGCCGCCGAATATGGGATTCAGGTCAAGGACTTCGGCTTCGATCTTAAGAAAATGGTTGAGCGTTCTCGCGGCGTGTCGGCGCAGCTGTCGGCGGGCGTCAAACACTTGCTCAAAAAGAACAAGGTTGAAGTCGTGGATGGCTTTGGCAAGCTGATGGGTAAGGGTAAGGTCGAAGTCACCAAGGACGGCAAGCGCGTCGCTGAATTGACCGCCAAACATATCGTTATCGCGACGGGTGCGCGACCTCGCGTGCTGGCGGGCCTTGAGCCTGACGGCAAATTGATTTGGACGTATAAGGAAGCGATGGTTCCCGATGCGTTGCCAAAATCGCTGCTGGTTGTCGGCTCTGGCGCGATTGGGATTGAGTTCGCAAGTTTCTATAACGCGCTGGGCGTTGCCGTCACGGTGGTGGAGGTGATGGATCGCGTCATGCCCATAGAGGACGAAGAGATTTCTGCCTTCGCGCATAAGGCGCTGGAGAAACGTGGCCTTAAGATCATTACGAAGGCCGTCGTCAAGAAGTTAGACAAGGCCAAGGACAGCGTGACCGCCACCATCGAAAAAGACGGTCGCGCGACGACGCAAACTTTTGATCGCGTGATCATGGCCGTCGGCATCGTGGCGAATATCGAAAACATTGGCTTGGAAAACACAAAGGCTGTGATTGAAAAAGGTCATATCAAAATTAATGAGTGGAGCGCGACGGACGAAGCGGGCCTCTACGCTATTGGCGACGTAACCGCGCCGCCTTGGCTTGCGCATAAGGCCAGCCATGAGGGTGTGATCTGCGTTGAGAAAATTATGGGCGCGAAGGATGTTCATCCGCTTGATCTTGGGAACATTCCGGGCTGCACCTATTGCACGCCGCAGGTTGCCAGTGTCGGCATGAGCGAGGCGAAGGCCAAGGCCGCCGGGTATCAGGTTCGCGTTGGGCGTTTCAATTTTATGGGCAACGGCAAGGCGATTGCGACGGGCGAGCCGGAAGGCATGGTCAAGACCGTGTTTGATGCCAAGACGGGCGCTTTGCTGGGCGCTCATATGGTCGGTGCGGAAGTGACCGAAATGATCCAAGGCTTTACGATTGGCCGCGCGCTTGAAACCACGGAAGCTGAGCTAATGCACACGGTCTTCCCGCATCCGACCATTTCGGAATCCATGCACGAAGCGGTGCTGGATGCCTATGGCCGCGTGGTGCATATGTAA
- the pdhA gene encoding pyruvate dehydrogenase (acetyl-transferring) E1 component subunit alpha codes for MKSSASLKTVESTSSPAQKLDLIRSWREMLLIRRFEEKAAQLYGMGLIGGFCHLYIGEEAVTTGVLSAMKEQDSCVTSYRDHGQMLMMGMDPKGVMAELTGRIGGYSKGKGGSMHMFSVEKHFYGGHGIVGAQVPIGTGLAFAHRYKKDDGVCVTFMGDGATNQGQVYESFNMAALWKLPIVYIIENNQYAMGTSRKRHAAGDQSQRGEAYGIHGHKVDGQNVAQVYTAALEAIEHARSGKGPVLLEMDTYRYRGHGMSDPAKYRPKEEVDDWKENRDPIDTLRARLLKDKLASEDDLKSIEKEIKKIVTDAATFAQESPEPDPSELWTDVLADA; via the coding sequence ATGAAATCATCTGCCAGTCTTAAAACTGTTGAGTCCACTTCCAGCCCAGCACAGAAGCTGGATCTCATTCGCTCATGGCGCGAGATGTTGCTGATCCGCCGCTTTGAGGAAAAGGCCGCGCAACTGTACGGCATGGGCCTGATTGGCGGCTTCTGCCATCTGTACATCGGCGAGGAAGCCGTGACGACAGGCGTTCTTTCTGCCATGAAGGAACAAGATTCCTGCGTCACCTCGTATCGCGATCACGGCCAAATGCTAATGATGGGTATGGACCCCAAGGGCGTGATGGCTGAGCTGACGGGCCGCATCGGCGGTTATTCCAAAGGCAAGGGCGGCTCGATGCACATGTTCAGCGTCGAAAAACATTTTTACGGCGGCCACGGCATTGTGGGCGCTCAGGTTCCCATTGGTACGGGGCTTGCGTTTGCCCATCGTTATAAGAAGGATGACGGCGTCTGCGTGACCTTTATGGGCGACGGCGCGACCAACCAAGGGCAGGTGTACGAAAGCTTTAATATGGCGGCTTTGTGGAAGCTGCCTATCGTGTACATCATCGAAAACAACCAATACGCCATGGGAACATCCAGAAAGCGTCATGCGGCGGGCGATCAAAGCCAGCGTGGCGAGGCCTATGGCATTCATGGTCATAAGGTCGATGGTCAGAATGTCGCCCAAGTCTATACGGCGGCGCTTGAGGCTATTGAACATGCCCGCTCTGGCAAAGGCCCTGTTTTGCTGGAGATGGACACCTACCGCTATCGCGGTCACGGCATGTCCGATCCTGCCAAATACCGCCCGAAAGAAGAGGTTGATGACTGGAAAGAAAACCGCGATCCTATCGACACGCTTCGCGCAAGGCTTTTGAAAGACAAGCTGGCGTCCGAGGACGATTTGAAGAGCATTGAGAAAGAGATCAAAAAGATCGTGACCGATGCCGCCACGTTCGCGCAGGAAAGCCCCGAGCCTGACCCGTCCGAGCTTTGGACAGACGTTTTGGCTGACGCGTAA
- a CDS encoding GNAT family N-acetyltransferase, with the protein MLRLILPDTRYLASYVAALREGFRIGVRAIPSEEEIQKIEQDPFDHLEGINSQGGFFTPPDGIERKRVPYNDYWLVNETDFIGAISLRYELNDFLEIHGGHIGYGVRPSMMRQGYAKKMLALGLLKMKALCIERVFVTADDDNPASWKAIESNGGFLQDKAPSIFHEGHVRRRYAIDLTKENS; encoded by the coding sequence ATGCTTCGTCTTATTCTTCCTGACACGCGTTATCTCGCCTCGTACGTTGCGGCGCTGAGGGAAGGTTTTCGCATTGGCGTTCGTGCTATTCCCTCTGAAGAGGAAATCCAAAAAATAGAGCAAGACCCTTTTGATCATTTGGAAGGGATCAATAGTCAAGGTGGTTTTTTTACGCCTCCCGATGGGATCGAGCGCAAGCGCGTGCCATATAATGATTATTGGCTAGTTAATGAGACGGATTTTATCGGCGCGATCAGTCTTCGTTATGAGCTGAACGACTTTCTTGAAATACATGGCGGCCATATTGGCTACGGCGTGCGTCCCTCCATGATGCGGCAAGGTTATGCAAAGAAGATGCTGGCGTTGGGTCTCTTAAAAATGAAGGCGCTTTGCATCGAGCGCGTTTTTGTTACTGCGGATGATGACAATCCCGCCTCATGGAAAGCAATTGAATCGAATGGAGGCTTCTTACAAGATAAAGCTCCTTCGATTTTTCACGAGGGACACGTAAGGCGTCGGTATGCTATCGACTTAACAAAGGAAAACTCATGA